TCTGGAGATTACGATCAGGTTATTAAACGCGTTTTACATAACGATTTAAAAATAAATTCGCCTTATAATACCTATGTTAATGCCGGATTACCACCAGGGCCAATTACAATGCCCGATATTTCTAGCATTGATGCGGTATTAAATGCCGAAAATCATGATTATATTTATTTTTGTGCCAGCGTAGATAATTTTGGTTATCACGTTTTTGCTTCTAATTATAACGATCATTTACGTAATGCAAGTAAATATTCTAAATGGGTTGCTTCACAAAATTATGTGCGATAACAAATTAAAAGGATTAGCTAACTAATCCTTTTTTTATATACCAACCAAAAAAATATGAAAAAAACTACTTGTTTCTGCCTACTATTTGCTTTGTTTTTTAGTGTTTTTAGCTATGCCCAAACCGAAGAACCTGAAAAATCATCTTTCTTTAAACCGTCTGATACGTTAAATGTAAAGCGCAAAAATGGTTTACTAATTGCCGAATCGGCTTTGTTTTTAACCAGCTTTGTTGTTTTAGATAAGCAATGGTACAACGGTAACGAAAAAACAAGTTTTCACTTTACTTCCAAATCCAACGAATTTGGATTGATGGACAAAATTGGACACGGTTTTTCTAGTTACAAAATTACACGTTTAACAGCTAAAGCATTTTATTGGAGCGGAGAATCTGAGAAAAAACAATTAATTTATGGAGCTGCTTTTGGTTTAGGAGCAACAACAGGTAAAGAAATTTTAGACGGATTTACGAAAGAATGGGGCTGGTCTTGGTATAATTTTGGAGCCAATTTTGTTGGTACGGGTTTATACGTAGGGCAGGAGCTATTGTGGAAAGAACAGCGTATTCAGCCCAAGTTTTCATACAACAATTCTAAAAGTAAAGGTGTTGTAACTAACACAATGGGATCAGGATATTTAGATCGGGTTTTAAAAAATTACGACGGACAAACGTATTGGTTGTCTTTTAATGTCAATTCATTTGCAAAAACAGATTACATTCCCAATTGGTTAAACTTTTCTGTTGGTTATGGTGTTGATGGTTATTTACATAATGCCGATGCAACTATTTTGCCCACACGTTCTAAAAGCTTGTATTTAAGCTTAGATGTGGATTTGACCAAAATAAAAACAAAATCTCACTTTGTAAATACCTTATTGGTACTATTTAATAGTGTAAAAATACCAGCTCCTACCTTAGAAATTAATTCTAAAAAAGGAACTTTTGGACATTATATGTATTTTTAGAGGCGTTAAAAATCGTTTAAATGTGTTAAAATCAGGTTCAAAATGTTAAAATAATATAATTTTGTGCCTTTTTTTTACTTAAAATAAATTCTTAATATTAAAATAACATTAGAATTGATTGTTCTACGCCATTGATTTTTTATATTTAATTTAAATTTCCAGTTTAAAAATTTTTGACCCCTATAAAAAATAGGGGGTACTTCTAAAATAAATTCACAAACGTTGTTTTTGTGTTTTTATTAACTACTTGATTTTCAACCTTTGTTTTTTTTTATATATTTGCACCGAGAAATTTCAAGATGGTGACAGGGCTTGAGAAATCAAAATTTATGACAAAAAAGACTAAGTATGTGCTTGCTACCGTGATTATAGCATCATTTTTTTCTACAGGTTTTAAAAGCTTAGATAATTTTGATCTTGACACAAACACAGTTGAAGGTTTTTATATTGATGACTCGGAAGTGTTTGAACCAACAGTAGCTACAGAAAAAGTTGAAACAGAAAAAACTTTTTTTAAATTACCGTATACCGGTAAATCGTTCATTGCTTTTAAAGAAGCAGTTGCTTTTAAAGAATCTATGGGACTTTATCACTTGATAAATTCGTACGGATATATGGGTAAATACCAATTTGGTAAAACCACTTTAAAAGGTGTTGGAATTAATGACTCGTCAGAGTTTTTAAAATCTCCAGAATTACAAGAAAAAGCTTTTAGAGCTTTAGTTTCTAGAAACAAATGGGAACTACGTAATGAAATTAAACGTTACAACGGTAAAGTTATTGGTGGCGTTAAAATTACAGAATCAGGTTTAATTGCTGCAGCGCATTTAGGTGGTGCAGGTTCAGTAAAGAAATTTTTACGTACAGGTGAAGTTTTTCATGATGGATACGGAACTTCAATTAAATCGTACTTGCAACGATTTGCAGATTATGATACATCTGGCATCGTTGCTAACAAAAATGCAAAAGTTAAAGTTTAATAAAAAAGTCGAAACCTTGGTTTCGACTTTTTTTATTTCTTTTTATCCTTGGTGTTAAAAACCTTGTCCCAAATTGTTGTATAAAAACCAAAGTTTACATTACAATCTATGTGGTGTTGGTTATGAAAACGAGCCGTGCCTATGTATTTAATAACAAATTTAGGTGGGTATTTGTAATCTTTACTAAAATGACCAATTGTACCCCAAATTAAGTTAATAAGTAAATATATAACGATGCTTAAATAATTAAAGGGATAAAATACTAAAGGAATCATTAGTAATAAACCAAACCCAAATGATTCAAGCGGACTTAAAACAAAAAGACTTAACTCATTAACACCAATATGTTTATGATGGCTTTTATGAATTAATTTAAACAATAACTTATTGTGTGCTATTCTATGAAAAAAATACATCAAAAAGTCAATCAGTAAAATTAAAAGCACAACTTCTATAAAAATATTAATTACTGAAGTTGCTTTAAAATTTATAAACAGTATTTTTTCATTATAAAGTAATGCAACTAACACAAAAATTAGTGCATTACAAAGCAATGTAGAACAAGTTAAAATTAGATCCGAAGTGACTATTTTTTGATAATTATTTACCTTAACTGTTTTGCTTGTTAACTTGTGCCATAAAAGATAGAAAGATATTGAAATGACTATAAAACAGATATTCAGAAATATTGCAAACAGAAATTGATCTGCATAGCTTTGATCAACTATTTTTAATAATTCATTCATCTTTATCACTTTGTAAGTACTTAGTTCAATTAACGCTTAATTATTATTTAAAATTGTGAATAACAAAAATACAAGGGCGTTTGTGTAAATCTACATTTATTTTTTTCCACTGGCTAGCTGGTGCCGTTTTTATAAATTCGGTTGGTAAAGTAATATCGCAAGCTACGCAGATTTGCGTATTGGGCTGTAATATTGCAATTAAATCTTCTAGAATATTATTGTTTCTGTACGGAGTTTCAATAAATATTTGCGATTGATTTTTATCGGTAGATAATTTTTCTAATCTTTTTAGCTCTTGCTTTTTTTCTGACTTATCAATTGGTAAATACCCGTTAAAGGCAAAACTTTGCCCGTTCATTCCAGAAGCCATCATGGCTAATAATATGGATGATGGACCAACTAATGGTATAACCTGAATGCCATTTTCGTGCGCTAATTTAACTACTGCAGCTCCAGGATCTGCAACACCCGGACATCCGGCATCACTCATTAATCCCATGTTTTTTCCTGCTAATAAAGGAGCTATAAAACTTTTAATATCTTTATCGTCTGTATGCTTGTTTAATTCAAACAAATTTAAACTTGCCTGAACTTTGTTCGGATTTATAGCTTTAATAAACTTTCTAGCAGTTTTACTGTTTTCAACCACATAATCATCAATAAAATCCATAGTTCTGGCTACGGTAGCCGGTAAAACTTCATTCGGATCGTTATCGCCTAACATTACCGGTAGTAAATACAATTTTCCTTTTAGGTTTGTTTGCATCGTTTTATTGTTTTTTGTGGTTAATCATTCTGTTTAGCAAAGATTCGTAATCGGCATCAATTATCACCAAATCAAAATGTTTTTGATGGAGTAATCCTGTTTTTACGCAATTTTCTAGAAACTGAAACAAGGGCGTATAATAATTATCAATATTGTAAAAAGCAATGGGTTTGTTAAGTTGTTCTACTTGAGCCAAGGTAATTACTTCAAAAATTTCTTCTAAGGTACCAAATCCGCCGGGTAACGCAATAAATCCATCAGCTAATTCAATCATTTTGTATTTACGCTGACTCATGTTTTCTGTAATAATGAGTTCGGTAATATCTGAATTTGCTATTTCTTTATCTACTAAAAACTTTGGCATTACTCCAATAACTTGCCCGCCGTTTTGCATGGTTGTTTGCGCTACGGCGCCCATAATACCTATTTTGGCACCGCCATAAATAACTTGAATGTTTTGTTGGGCTAAATAGGTGGCTAATTGTTTGGCCTTTTCTTCATAAATAGGTTGGTTACCTAATTTAGCTGCACAATAAATGGCTACTGATTTCATGAAATGTGTATTAAAAACAAAAAAGAACGCTTTATTTTGCGTTCTTTAATTTATGTATAATTTTATCACAAGCTTGATCTAACAGGTTGTAAACGGTAGTAAATCCTGATGTGCCGCCGTAATACGGATCTGGTACTTCTCGATTTTCTTCAGGATATATTTCGTTTAAAATAATTTCAACTTTTGCTCTTGTTGCGTCATTAGGAGCTAATTTCATTACATCTTTGTAATTAGATTGGTCCATTACGTATATGTAATCAAAAGCATTAAAATCTTCTACCGTAAACTGACGCGCTTTTTGGTTACTAATATCAATCCCATTTTGTTTAGCGATTGCAATAGAACGTTCGTCTGGTTGTTTGCCAGAGTGCCAAGCAGCTGTTCCGGCAGAATCAACTTTAACTTGCATTTCAGGTTCAATTTTAGATTCCAAAATGCCATGAGCTAATGGAGATCTGCAAATATTACCTAAACAAACCATTAAGACTTTTGTGCTCATATTTAATTACATAGAAAGTTTAATTTTTATGTCTTCGGCGTATTTTTTAAATTCTTTATCGGTTTCGATTAGGTTATTCACGGTTTTACATGCGTGTAATACGGTTGCGTGATCGCGATTACCAATTTGTGCACCAATGCTTGCTAACGAGTTTTTGGTATATTGTTTGGCAAAATACATAGCCAATTGTCTGGCTTGAGCAATTTCGCGTTTGCGTGATTTTGATTTTAAAACATCTAAATCAATTTTAAAATAATCAGCAACGGTTTTTTGAATTAAATCTACCGAAAGTTCTTGTTTTACATTTTTAACAAATTTATCAACAACGGTTTTCGCTAAATCAATGTTTACTTCTAAATGATTAAAAGATGCCTGTGCCATTAATGAAATTACAGAACCTTCTAATTCACGTACGTTTGATGTAACGTTTTCGGCAATGTACTGAATTACTTCTTCAGACATGCTTACGCCATCACGATATAAAATGTTTTTTATAATGTTGATGCGCGTTTCTAATTCCGGATGCTGAATTTCGGCAGTTAACCCCCATTTTAAACGAGATAATAAACGTGCTTCAATATCTTGCATATCAACCGGTGCTTTATCCGAAGTTAAAACAACCTGTTTTCTGTTTTGATGTAAGTAATTAAAAATATGGAAGAAAACTTCTTGCGTACCTGTTTTACCAGATAACATTTGAATATCGTCAATAATTAATACATCTATTAATTGATAGAAGTGAATAAAATCAATTCTAGCTTTTCTGCGAATGGCATCTTGATATTGTTGCGAAAAAACTTCAGCACTAATATATAATACGGTTTTATCCGGATGTTTCTCTTTTACTTCAACACCAATGGCATGTGCCAAGTGCGTTTTACCTAATCCTACACCCCCATAAACTAAAAACGGGTTAAACGATGTTTCACCCGGACGATTTGCAACTGATTTACCTGCAGAGCGTGCCAAGCGATTCGAATCTCCTTCAACAAAATTTTCAAAGTTGTAGTTTGAATTTAGTTGTGAGTCGATATGAATGTTTCGTATTCCCGGAATTACGAATGGGTTTTTTAATTCTGGATCGCGATTTTCAAAAGGTGCCTCTACTTCTTGTGGCTGAACTGCCTCGCGATTTTTACTAGGAATTTGTTCTGTATATGGAATTTTATCACCCCCTGTGTTTTCCATTTTAATATTATACAGTAACTTCGCTCCCGGACCTAATTCCCTTGTTAAAGCACTTTTCAGAAGTTTAACATAATGCTCTTCTAACCACTCGTAAAAAAATTTACTTGGTACCTGAATATATAATGCATTATCATCAAGCCTAACAGCTTGTGTAGGCTCAAACCAAGTTTTATAAGCTTGATCTTGGATATTGTCTTTAATGTAGGCAAGACATCTATCCCAGACTGATTGTGCGGTTATATTTTGTAATTCAGGCATGTTAAAATGTTATTTTTGTGTATTACAATTAGTTAACTAAATAACTTATTGGGGGAAATTAGGTTTACAAATATGTATATAAAAATCAATATAAAAAAAAAAAAAAATGTATTGCTTTTAAAGAATTTTAATCGTATGCTTTTAATAAAAAAATTAATATAAAATTAACAATTTAGAAATATGAAAATTCACGAAATTCAAGTTCGCGTGCGATATGCCGAAACGGATAAAATGGGGGTTGTTTATCACGGAAATTATGCGCAATTTTTTGAAATGGGACGCGTGGAATGGTTAAGAAACATGGGCATTTCTTATAAATCTATGGAAGAAAGCGGCGTTATGTTGCCTGTTGTTTCTTTATCAATGAATTATAAAAAACGCATATTATGATGACCTATTAATTGTAAAAACCATTTTCAAATCTCAGTCCTCGGTTAAGATAGAATTTGACTATGAAATATACAATGAAAAGGGCGATTTGCTAACCACTGCGAACTCCATTTTGGTTTTTGTAAATATGCAAAGTGGACGCCCAACTTTACCACCAGAGTATGTTTTAGAAAAACTTAAAAATTTAGAAAATTAGTTTTCTTTTTCTTTAATTTTTATTTCATACATCGTATCAAAAATGTCGAAAATGGTTTCGGCATTTTTTTTTCGTACCGAAATTTCTATTTCGCAATCCAATTCCAATTTCTGGTTTACAACATCAATATTTTTTTCTTTAATCACACGCATTACACGATTCATGTTTTTATAATCAAACTTTATTATATAATGCTTATTAATTGTTTTCTCTTCAATATCAGCTTCTTCTAAAGCCATTTTAGCCGTTTCTCGGTAAGCAACAATTAAACCACCAACGCCTAATTTAACACCACCAAAGTAACGTACTACAATAACTAAAATATTGGTTAGATCAAACGATTGAATTTGACCATAAATTGGAGCACCTGCCGTATTGCTAGGTTCCCCGTCATCATTGGTTCGGTGGTAAACATCCGAGGTGCCAACCTGAAAGGCATAGCACCAATGGCGTGCGGTATTATGTTCTTTTTTTACCTGCTCAAGTAATTCTTTTACCTGATTTTCATTTTCTACAGGAAAAGCATAACCAATAAACTTGCTGTTTTTTTCTTTATATATAACTTCTGGAGTTGGTGCGTTTATTGTTCTGTAAGTATCTTTTTCCAAAATATTTGATTACGTGTTAAAAAAATACGAACAACGTATTATTTTGTGTTTTTAAATGTAATAATTTGATCTGATTTTAATTGTTGATGCTTATATAGCGTTTCGGATAATGTGGGAGCTGCTATGCCGTTAGGTAAAAAAGTTTTACCTATGCAAACATAAGCTTCATCCCACAAATTACTAGCTATAAAAGTTTGTAAAGTTTGCGTACCGCCTTCAATAATAACCGACTGAATATTGTGCTGATATAAAACGTTTGTAATTTGGTTAGCAATGGGTGCATTAAAATCTATTTGTTCCCAACAAGTGTTTTTTTCTTGTTTGCTAACTTGCGCGTTTAATATAATGGTTTTAACCTGATTGTCCAAAACTTGGTACTGATTCGAAATTTTTAATTGTTGGTCTAAAATTACACGAACCGGTGATGCACCAAAATAATCGCGTGTATTTAACTTCGGGTTATCTGCCAAAACGGTGTTTGTACCAACCAAAATAGCTTGCTCTTCGCTACGTAATTTATGTACCCACTGGCGTGTAAATGGGGTAGTTAACCAAACTGGTGCTTGTTCCTTTTTAGTTAATGGTGCAATAAAGCCATTTAATGTTTGTGCCCATTTTAAAATAATATAAGGACGTTTTTTTTGATGAAACGTAAAAAAGCGCTTGTTCGCTTCCCAGCAATCGTTTTCTAAAACACCAACCTGAACTTCAATTCCAGCTTCTCGTAGGCGCTGAATTCCTTTTCCAGAAACTTCAGCAAACGGATCTATCATACCAACTACCACCTTTTTAACTCGATTTTTTATAATCAAATCACAACAAGGCGGGGTTTTGCCAAAATGCGAACATGGCTCTAAGCTAACATACAAAGTTGCATCAGCAAGCAACGTTTTATCTTTAACCGTTGCAAAAGCATTTACTTCGGCGTGTAATCCGCCGTAGGCAGAAGTAAAACCTTCTCCAATAATTTTATCGTTATAAACTAAAACAGCGCCAACGGCTGGGTTGGGCATAGCTGCTGGTAAACCGCTTTGTGCAATTTCCAAGCAACGTTTCATATAAAATTCGTCTTTGTTTATCATGTAAAATAAATTAGAACCGAAATTCGGATGTTTAATTTAGCTGCCTTATTTTTGTACATTAAATAAAGGGCTATGGTAATTAAAACATACAGAGATCAATTTAGGGCAAAGTTACTAGATTTATATGATGAAACAGAAGTTGATAACTTTTTTTATAGGTTGCTTGATGCATATACTGATGTTAAAAAATATCAATTAGCTATAGAACCTGAACTTTGTTTTACTACCGAACAAGTTGATTTGTTTAACCGAGCTTTAGATTTGTTGCAGAACTTTACGCCGATTCAGTACATTGTTGGGCATACGTATTTTTACGAAGGTTTTTTTAAAGTTGATAGCAATACGTTAATTCCAAGACCGGAAACAGAAGAATTGGTTGATTTAATTATTAAAAATCACACAAACCAACCGCACATAAAAGTTTTAGATATTGGTACTGGTTCGGGTTGTATTGCCATTTCATTAGCTTCTTATTTACCACAAGCACAAGTTACCGCTTTTGATGTGTCTGAAAAAGCTTTAGTAATTGCTGCTGAAAATGCTAAATTGAATAAAGTACAAGTTGCTTTTCAGCTTCAAAATATTTTAACTACGCAACATCTAGAAAATAAATATGATATTATTGTTTCTAATCCGCCCTATGTGCGTAATTTAGAAAAACAAGAAATTAAGCCCAATGTTTTAGAGCATGAACCGCATTTGGCTTTGTTTGTTGAAGACGATAATCCGTTATTGTTTTATAAAAAAACAACCGAATTGGCTTGTACGGCGTTAACTAATAAAGGCGTATTATATTTTGAAATCAATCAATATTTAGGTCCAGAAACGGTTGCTATGATTCAAAAATTTAATGTGTTTCAATCCGTAACTTTATTGCAAGATATGTTTGGTAATGACCGCATCATTGTGGCTAAAAAATAAAAAAAGCATCTCAGTTTTAAATTAACTGAGATGCTTTTTTTACAATATATAAAAAACGAAAACTCCTAAATTTTATTCGTAGCGTAAAGCTTCAACCGGATCAAGTTTACTTGCTTTAATTGCCGGAATTAATCCAGATAAAATAGCAACAACCCCGCTAATAATAACGGCCCATGAAATGGCATTCCACGGAATGTTAAAATCAAAATCTAATCCTTTTGCTACTAAAAAACCAATCAACACGCCGTTGCAAATTCCTAAAATTCCGCCCATAAAAGAAATTACTAAAGTTTCAGTAAAAAATTGCATGGCAATCGTACGGCTGTTAGCACCTAACGATTTTCTAATACCAATTTCTCTGGTTCTTTCGGTTACCGAAACCAGCATAATATTCATTAATGCAATGGATGATCCCATAATGGTAATAATTGAAATTACCCAAGCACCGCCTTCTAACGCATTTAAATTACTTGTTAAACTACGTAAGGTGCTGTCACTGCGCTCAATACCAAAGTTTGTTTCGTTAGTTGGGGTTAAGTTTCTAACATTACGCATGGTTAAAGTTGCTTGATCAATAGCTTCATCAATCAAATTTTTATCAGGCATCAAAACATCAATTTGATAATTTGTATTCGGACTCGAAAATATTGAACGCGCATTGTGAATCGGAATTAACATACGATTATCTTCATTATTACCAAAGGTTGAACCAATTGGTTTTAGAACGCCAATAACTTTAAATTTGTTTCCGCGAACAGAAATGGTTTTGTTTAATCCAGAACCTTCTTTAAATAAAGCTTTTTCTAAATCAGAACCTATAATACAAACATTTAAATTGTTATCTATTTCAATGCCCGAAAAGTTACGGCCCTGAACAACTTCTAATCCTTTGGTAGCTACATAACCAGCATCAACCCCAAGAACCGAAACTTTAGGATCGGTTTTTATGTTGTTGTACTTAATTTCTGATGTTTGATTGGCATTAAAATATACAGCCGTTGTGGCAAACGGATAGGCATAATTTTCTTTAAATTGCTGTGCTTCCGAAAATGAAATACGCGGATTTACTTTTTTGTTGCTTTGTCCGCTTTTAATTTGATCAGAAAAATCATATTGCGAAATATTAAACGTATTGGCGCCCATAGATGCAAAATTATTGGTCATGGTGTTTTTTAAAGCACCAACAACCGTTAAAATAGCAACCAACGCTAAAATACCGATGGCAATAATTAAAACCGTTAAAATAGTACGCAACAATTGCGAACGAATTGCACCTAAAGCAATTTTAGTATTTTCTATAACTAATCCGATCATATTCTATTAGTATAATTTTAATAGATATTGTTACAACATTTTTAAAAAAATCTGACCAAAAATCTTCAAAAAATTAAGATATTTGTATAAAGTTAATAAATGTGCCGTTTTGCACGGCTTGTTAGTTAACTTTAAACTTGTTTGGTTTGTGTTTTACCATAAAAACCAAATTGTAACAACCTATAATAATTAAGCTAAATTTTAAAACCAATTAAAATGGCAAAACCAGGAATTCCAAAAGGTACTCGTGATTTTTCACCAGCAGAAGTTGCAAAACGCACCTACATTATAAATACAATTAAACAAAATTTTGAAAAATTTGGGTACCAACCCATAGAAACTCCATCGTTCGAAAATTCAGAAACCTTGTTAGGAAAATACGGTGAAGAAGGAGATCGATTAATTTTTAAAATTTTAAATTCTGGTGATAAAGTTAAAAAGGCCGATTTACAAGCTTTATCAGAAAACAATTTGGCACGTTTTTCTAATTCCTTGTCAGAAAAAGCGTTGCGATATGATTTAACTGTGCCTTTTGCACGTTACGTGGTGCAACATCAAAATGAAATTGAATTTCCGTTCAAACGTTATCAAATTCAACCCGTTTGGCGTGCAGATAATCCACAAAAAGGACGTTTTCGTGAATTTTACCAATGTGATGCAGATGTTGTGGGTTCTAAATCCCTTTGGCAAGAAGTAGAATTGGTGCAACTTTATGATGCCGTTTTTACTGCTTTAGATTTAAAAGGTGTTACCGTAAAAATTAACAACCGTAAAATATTATCTGGTATTGCTGAGGTAATTGGTGCATCAGATAAATTGATTGATTTTACTGTTGCTTTAGATAAATTAGATAAAATTGGTGAAGATGGGGTAAAAGCAGAAATGCTTGCTAAAGGAATTGCTGAAGATGCCATTCAAAAAGTACAACCGTTATTTAATTTTACAGGAACAACTAACGATAAATTAGAAAAATTAGCCCAACTTTTACAAACCTCTGAAGAAGGAATGAAAGGTGTTGAAGAATTACGTTTTATAACCACCAATGCTGAAAAATTAGGTTTACAAACCGCAGCTTTAGATTTAGATGTAACTTTAGCACGCGGTTTAAATTATTATACCGGAGCTATTTTTGAGGTTGCTGCTCCTAAAGAAGTTAAGTTAGGATCTATTGGCGGCGGTGGTCGTTATGATGATTTAACTGGTATTTTTGGTTTAAAAAATGTTTCGGGTGTTGGAATTTCGTTTGGTTTAGATCGTATTTATTTGGTTTTAGAAGAATTAAATAAATTTCCAGAAACCGTAACGGTAACTTCTCAAGCTATTTTCTTAAACTTAGGTGATGCAGAAGCTTTTTATGCCATGCAAGCCATTACAACCTTACGTCGTGCAGGTTTAAAAGTAGAAATGTACCCCGAAGCTGCAAAAATGGATAAACAATACAAACATGCAGAACGCCGTAACATTCCAATCACAATTACAGCAGGAAAAAATGAAATAGAAAAAAATATTTTTACTGTTAAAAACTTACAAACCGGTGACAAAACCGAAGTTACATTACAAGAACTACAACAATTGCTAACAAAATAAAATAAAAAAAGCGCTACTAAGTTTAGTAGCGCTTTTTTTATTGTAACAACATTCCGCAAGTAGTTTTTTAAACAAATTTTAATTAAAATTTAAAATGTGAATATTTTCGTGATTAATATGTAAATCAATAATATCTCGGTATGAGGTTTTACATGTAATAGCATTGCTCCAAAACTTGTTTTCAAAAGCATAAAGCATTTCTAAAATTTCGTTATCCAATAAGGCAACGTTTAATACAAAAAAATGAAGTTTACAAATTTCACATTCATCTGCAGGTAATTTTGCATTATAAATGTCAAAGTTGTGTCCTTTTTTTATACATTGTTCGGTAATGTAAACTAAATAATCGTATTCGTTTGCTATTTGCGTTTCTAATAAAGCCATTATATTATATTTATAAGTTATGTATTAAAATTATTACTAATTTATTAATCTAAACGGCTAAGAATACGAATTAACAAAACCATTTTTTAAACGTACCTAATATCAATTTAAAAAGCATGAATGTTTTTTTTTAACGTGTTTAAAATCAATTTGTTCGGTGTTTTTTAATGTTGTAATAATTTATTTACAAATATGATGCATGTTGTGAAATATTCGGGAGAAGAAGTTCCTTTTAATAGTGATATTTTTAAACGTTCTATTTTAAAATCGGGTGCTACGCAAGAACAAGTAAACCAGCTTTTTACTCGAATAGAAGATAAAATATACGACGGAATTACTACCCAACAACTTTATGTTTTAGCATTTAACGAGCTGTATAAATTAAAAAATTCGTTTGCTGCACGTTACAGCCTTAAAAAAGCATTACGCGAGCTTGGGCCCGAAGGTTATTTTTTTGAAGATTGGGTAGGTAAGTTGTTTGCCCAATTAGGATATCAAACTACAACGGGTAAAACCTTGCAAGGTGAAGCAGTAACGCACGAGGTTGATGTAATTGCTATAAAAAACAAAACATTAAATCTTTGCGAATGCAAGTTTAGAAACGATGTTGATGCAAAAATTAGCGTAACCACGCCCATGTACTTTTTATCTCGATTCAATGATTTAAAAAATAATGAGTTTCATTTTTTTAATGAAACCTTAAAACCCAATTTAGGTTGGGTTATTACAAATGCCTATTTTACACAAGATGCAATTGCATTTGCAAATCATTACGGTGTAAAATTACTTTCTTGGGATTATCCCGAAGGAAATTCTATAAAAAACATTGTTGATCAAACCCGATTTTATCCAATAACCTGCTTAACAACCTTAACCGATTACGAAAAAAAGTTTTTGCTAAA
This genomic window from Flavobacterium agricola contains:
- the ribD gene encoding bifunctional diaminohydroxyphosphoribosylaminopyrimidine deaminase/5-amino-6-(5-phosphoribosylamino)uracil reductase RibD yields the protein MKRCLEIAQSGLPAAMPNPAVGAVLVYNDKIIGEGFTSAYGGLHAEVNAFATVKDKTLLADATLYVSLEPCSHFGKTPPCCDLIIKNRVKKVVVGMIDPFAEVSGKGIQRLREAGIEVQVGVLENDCWEANKRFFTFHQKKRPYIILKWAQTLNGFIAPLTKKEQAPVWLTTPFTRQWVHKLRSEEQAILVGTNTVLADNPKLNTRDYFGASPVRVILDQQLKISNQYQVLDNQVKTIILNAQVSKQEKNTCWEQIDFNAPIANQITNVLYQHNIQSVIIEGGTQTLQTFIASNLWDEAYVCIGKTFLPNGIAAPTLSETLYKHQQLKSDQIITFKNTK
- the prmC gene encoding peptide chain release factor N(5)-glutamine methyltransferase gives rise to the protein MVIKTYRDQFRAKLLDLYDETEVDNFFYRLLDAYTDVKKYQLAIEPELCFTTEQVDLFNRALDLLQNFTPIQYIVGHTYFYEGFFKVDSNTLIPRPETEELVDLIIKNHTNQPHIKVLDIGTGSGCIAISLASYLPQAQVTAFDVSEKALVIAAENAKLNKVQVAFQLQNILTTQHLENKYDIIVSNPPYVRNLEKQEIKPNVLEHEPHLALFVEDDNPLLFYKKTTELACTALTNKGVLYFEINQYLGPETVAMIQKFNVFQSVTLLQDMFGNDRIIVAKK
- a CDS encoding ABC transporter permease, which produces MIGLVIENTKIALGAIRSQLLRTILTVLIIAIGILALVAILTVVGALKNTMTNNFASMGANTFNISQYDFSDQIKSGQSNKKVNPRISFSEAQQFKENYAYPFATTAVYFNANQTSEIKYNNIKTDPKVSVLGVDAGYVATKGLEVVQGRNFSGIEIDNNLNVCIIGSDLEKALFKEGSGLNKTISVRGNKFKVIGVLKPIGSTFGNNEDNRMLIPIHNARSIFSSPNTNYQIDVLMPDKNLIDEAIDQATLTMRNVRNLTPTNETNFGIERSDSTLRSLTSNLNALEGGAWVISIITIMGSSIALMNIMLVSVTERTREIGIRKSLGANSRTIAMQFFTETLVISFMGGILGICNGVLIGFLVAKGLDFDFNIPWNAISWAVIISGVVAILSGLIPAIKASKLDPVEALRYE
- the hisS gene encoding histidine--tRNA ligase; amino-acid sequence: MAKPGIPKGTRDFSPAEVAKRTYIINTIKQNFEKFGYQPIETPSFENSETLLGKYGEEGDRLIFKILNSGDKVKKADLQALSENNLARFSNSLSEKALRYDLTVPFARYVVQHQNEIEFPFKRYQIQPVWRADNPQKGRFREFYQCDADVVGSKSLWQEVELVQLYDAVFTALDLKGVTVKINNRKILSGIAEVIGASDKLIDFTVALDKLDKIGEDGVKAEMLAKGIAEDAIQKVQPLFNFTGTTNDKLEKLAQLLQTSEEGMKGVEELRFITTNAEKLGLQTAALDLDVTLARGLNYYTGAIFEVAAPKEVKLGSIGGGGRYDDLTGIFGLKNVSGVGISFGLDRIYLVLEELNKFPETVTVTSQAIFLNLGDAEAFYAMQAITTLRRAGLKVEMYPEAAKMDKQYKHAERRNIPITITAGKNEIEKNIFTVKNLQTGDKTEVTLQELQQLLTK
- a CDS encoding ATP cone domain-containing protein — its product is MMHVVKYSGEEVPFNSDIFKRSILKSGATQEQVNQLFTRIEDKIYDGITTQQLYVLAFNELYKLKNSFAARYSLKKALRELGPEGYFFEDWVGKLFAQLGYQTTTGKTLQGEAVTHEVDVIAIKNKTLNLCECKFRNDVDAKISVTTPMYFLSRFNDLKNNEFHFFNETLKPNLGWVITNAYFTQDAIAFANHYGVKLLSWDYPEGNSIKNIVDQTRFYPITCLTTLTDYEKKFLLNQNVVLVNDICKHPDKLAGINFTEEKVDAIIKEAKELISFNI